In Streptomyces sclerotialus, the DNA window GCGTCCCGCACACCGACTGGACGGTGTACTTCGGCCCGCAGGCCCGGTTCGGCGGCTTCGCGGCCGGCATGGGCCTCGCGGTCCTGACGGTCGCGCTCGGCGGGCGGGGCCGGCTGCGGCCCGTACCGGGAACGGCCCTCGCCGTCCTGGCGGTGGCCGGGGTGTACTGGCTGTCCTGGGACTCCCGGCCGGAGAACGTCACGTTCACCTTCTACCACCCGCTCGCCTCGCTGCTGTGGGTGGCGCTGCTCCTCGGTGTCCTGCACGTACGTGGCACGGTGCGCTGGCACGGGCTGCTGCGGGCCCGCTGGCTCACCCACCTCGGCCTGGTCAGCTACAGCCTCTTCATCTGGCACGAGCCGGTCATGCTCCAGCTGTTCCGGTGGGGGCTGCTGCCGGGCCGCCCGGGCGGCTTCTGGGGCGCCGTGGCGGTCGTCCTGCTGGTGGCGGTGCCGTTCGCGACGGCGAGCTACTGGGTCGTGGAGTACCCGTCGAGCCTGCTGTACCGGCTGAGGGACGGCAGCGGCCGGCGGCGGGACTTCTACCCGGGGGTGGTGACGCGGTAGGCGCGGCGCGGCTCCTCAGGTGTCCTCAGGTGGCGGACCTCAGCATGACCACGATGAAGCTGAGGAACGCCAGGAGGACGTGCGTGCCGACGACGTAGAGGAAGACGCGTACGGACAGGCCGCGCGGGGCCCGGTC includes these proteins:
- a CDS encoding DUF6126 family protein; translated protein: MTEQPASPPASAGARRNDVEDRAPRGLSVRVFLYVVGTHVLLAFLSFIVVMLRSAT